The window AATATAGGTTCTTTTTATAATCAGttctatatatgtaaataattttctctATCGGTTTATCGATAcgttaaataatttcaaaaatattgtgagtatacttatttttaaatttgaaggaatatataaacaaataataacctTTTGTTTGATTGAAAGACTCGAGAAGAAACTGGCAAAAGAAAGTTTGATTATTCGAACAGATGGAATCTCCTAATTGATAATCCCACTTCAGTCCCAACATCGCTCCACAGTTTTCTGTCTTGCCTCCGTTTGGTTCTTCTGACAGCCACAAGGTGGCAATCTCATCTGTGGTGACAAGAGAACTATCATCATGGATCCACCTCCCTTCTTCTTCTTGATCATTCATTCCAACCCAGATGAAGCCCGTGATACCCTGGTCCTCAGCTACATTTTTTAGTAATTCTCTGACACCAATGGTGTTTACTACAGCAAGATTTCCGCCTTTTTCTGCACAGTGAGTCCTTGCTACTGAATATGGAGTCAGACTCAGGACAAGTTGGTAGCATAAGTCCTCGTATGGACTGTATCCAGTGGGGCATGCTAAACGAGCATAAGTAGGCCACTTGACAAACAGAAGTACTCTGGTTCTAAGATATTATATCACTTAACAAGCAAAAGTACTCTGGTTCTAAGGTATTATGTCACTTAAAAAACAGAAAGTACTCTGGTTCTAAGGTATGCTGTCACTTAAACAGAAGAACTCTGGTTCTAATATGTTAAGcaattttagaaacaaaagtacCCTGGTTCGAATATATTATGCcacttaacaaacagaaataatctGAATCTAAGATATTATATCACTTAACAAACAGAAGTACTATGGTTCTAAGGTATTATGTCACTTAACACACAGAAAGTACTCAGGTTCTAAAATATTATATCACTTAGAAAACAGAAGTCCTCTGGTTCTAAGATGATGCGTTACTTAACAAACATAAGTATTCTGGTTTTAAGGTATTATCTCCCTTAAACA of the Tachypleus tridentatus isolate NWPU-2018 chromosome 13, ASM421037v1, whole genome shotgun sequence genome contains:
- the LOC143236281 gene encoding C-type lectin domain family 17, member A-like, whose amino-acid sequence is MFLISWCWLSLLELNSFFACPTGYSPYEDLCYQLVLSLTPYSVARTHCAEKGGNLAVVNTIGVRELLKNVAEDQGITGFIWVGMNDQEEEGRWIHDDSSLVTTDEIATLWLSEEPNGGKTENCGAMLGLKWDYQLGDSICSNNQTFFCQFLLESFNQTKVSEQPLATYNRNSSLAHFELQATYTLVANISVEDG